A window of Schistocerca serialis cubense isolate TAMUIC-IGC-003099 chromosome 1, iqSchSeri2.2, whole genome shotgun sequence genomic DNA:
CGTTTTTAATCACGAGAACGACTTCAACATCTGAATACCCGGCTTTATTGAATGATGTACCATTATCCTGGTACTGTTAACAGATAAAAGTTTGTATGACTATCTCATTATTCATAGGTCATATGTGTTCACAGAAGAGTAGAATAAACAGATATTGCCTTATTCATTAATTGTTTATGAAAGAAAATCTCCTTCTTGATTCCGTGGAAACGTTTACCACTTTACTGCAAAGAGAATAGTTTATTTCTAAGGGTAACAGTTTAATGGTCTGCCGTTTTTAGTGAATGTCACATATAGAAACGTCCCGTTATTTATCCTTTGTACACATGAAACATCTGTTTGTACGAGAAATTCATCGTTCTACCAACAGCAAAACTCACACGAGAACTTTCGCCTGCAGTCGTATAGTTTTAAGGAAGTAGCCCACAGTTTATTTGTCGTTACGTGTCACAATGAacagaaaatatttcattcactATCTTCCATAGTCGACGACGTTCGTATCCCCTTCCTACAATCGGCACTACACAGGCTGATGAAATCTATGGAGGTCTCTAAGCTGCGGATCAGGAATGGAATGCACCACAATTTTCCCTGCAGTTGGAAAATTACTTCCACTGTTTAGCAGGAACTTCAGTTCCATTCTATGGAGAGCTCGTTAAGAAGAATTTGATAAGTATCGAGTTGCAGAGTAGTTAACGACTGCAGTTAGGTACGAGTAGAGTCCGTTGCGGAGGATCTACTTCGCTTTGTTGACTGAAATATAAAACACAATTTTGTTGTTTAGGTTCTTGTGTCAAGTTTCTGTGCTGTATCGTTTCATTGACGCTGCGTGCAGGAGACAGATTTTCAATAACAACATAGAACAAAGATATGAAAAAGTGGTTTGTTCTTCTCTTGCGGTAATGAGCGGCACGATGGATGATGGTGCTAGACTACCGACTCCTCGTCTTCTGACGTCAGCTTCTCCCCGTCGTGCCTGACGCAGAAGCGTTTCTCGCGGCACAGGACGTAGATCTTGCGTATCAGGATGACGGCCACTACAGAGAGGCAGATCGACACGAGGAGGATGAAACTGAAGGCGAGTGTGTCCTGCGCGTGGTTGTAAGCCGGATTTAAAGGGACGTCGGTTGTATTCGTGACGGTAGCGGGTGTCACGGAAGAGTTGGCAGCTGCTGCAGAAGGTCTTGCACTCGTCTCTCGGATACTTGTCGGTACACGTCCGAGCAGTGTCGGCGACGTGGCGGAGACGCCTGTGGCGCTGGGGTCGATGTAGCAGTAGCGCAGCACGTGCAGCAGCTGCGAGTCCCTGATGTCTGGCGGCGAGGCGCACACCATGGGGTCCTCCATGTCCTCCAGGAAGTTGCGGCGGGCGACGAGCGCGGCTAGGTCGCCGGTAGCGTCACACGCGCAGTGCCAGGGGTTCCCCTCGAGGCGCAGCTCCCGCAGCGCCGGCAGCCGATCCAGGGCGGCCGCGTCCGCGCGCCGCAGCATGTTGTCGCTGAGATCCAGCTCCTCCAGCGCAACGGGCCACGCGGCAGGCAGGCTCTCCAGCTGGTTCTTGTGCAGCCGCAGCAGCCGCAGCGATCGCGGGAACGCGTCCGCCGGCACCGACGTCAGTTGGTTCCCGCTCAGGTCCAGTTCCAGCAGCTTCGGCAGCCCACTGCAACAATATCACAATACTATGACATGAGGCATCAACGTCACACTGTCTTCTTATTGCCTGCACTTCACTTCCATAAGTAAGGGCTGGTACTGCTATTGTTGTAGAAAACTTCAGCTTCAATTCTTTGCTGGCTATATTCTGCAAAAATCTTAACGATGGTTCCGCACAcggaagtaaatttatttaatttttggtaaaCGTAAAGGTTATATTCATACGTGATGTCCCATGCTACATATTTAAGACCTTTTACATGCTCCAAGATATTATTATTCAGGACTATTTTATATCTTACTCTTGTCTATACTGAAATGTCTTCTACCGGCAATGTTAGGTTGTAATTTGTGGCTATGTGCTTCAACTTTTACACTCCTGCCTACATTAGTTGTAAGCAGAGTTAGGTCATCCacatataaaattacatttagAAAATAGAATACAGGCTCAAGAAATAGTTCTTAGAAGACTGGAAGGATATGCAAGGTATGATCGGaaaagaaatgaagatataagCCAAGATTTAGGAAAATTTAAGGTAAaggagaaaataaaggaaaataggagGAAATGGAAGGAATATGGGTGCAAAAAATTTCGTAAGGAACACATTGTGCTCaagtgggagcgatctagatggttgtaaaacaataaactggtagccaagatcgcaggagttctttttattccatgattaccggttttggcgaaactaaagccgccatcatcgaatCCTAGGACACATACAGatcttgatgttgtaacctgtatgtatcCTAAGATCTGATGATGGGGGCTTTAgattcgccgaaaccggtaattatggtataaaaagaattcctgcgatcttggctaccagtttattgttttgcaaaaaattttcttataaagattcTAAATAATAAAGGCCCTGGAAGAAGAAATGTATGAATACCATGAGAGAGATGATTAGTGTAACAGGTAATTTGCCTAatacatgaagtgaagaagaaaaggaagaacaaGATTAGCATCACTATTATATGGAGCATCAAACGAGGGTTTCTTGGTAGGGACGACACAGCACGTGAATCTTTCGCCCAGCGGAGAGTACCAGGCAAATGCAAAAGGGCAGGGGTGATCCCATGTGCAGGATTTAAAGCATAACAGTTTACAACGTATCACGGTGGTGTAGGGAAAGTCGAGgcacaaaatttttgtattggaCGTTTGCGGTCGATCAATCCTGGAAGAACCTCCAACTGAATAAAATATTCTCTGGTTTCCAGTCTTGTCAAGTGGTTAACATTCTGCGAGCTTTCAAACCGACCACTGCTCTGTCATTGTCAAGAGATTGGTAGGCCCATATGTATACTAGCTGCCGACTGTGACATCACTGGTAGCGCCATGTATGGGCACACGTTGCCTCGGCCTTCGATGTGCCACCTCGCAGTCGCCGGATTCCACGGCGCAGTGAGCGGCCGTCCGCCGTCTATATTAAGGGTATTATCGGTGATTTTCATTCCGATGGCTTCTTTAATTACGCCGTCGGAGAAGCCGTTAGTGTGAGCCAGGACGAAGTTTCGTCAAATTTGATCTGGTGACTGTTCCctaaagcatgctcagctaaagcGAATTTCTCGAAGCAGCGTAAACAAAATCCGTCATACTCCTTCCTGTGTTTATTCTATTCGTCCCACGTACGAGTGACCACACTCGCATAGTATCTTGTCGATTCCCAGCTATTCACGCCGATTACGTGTCACATGAGCTGAGCCTCCTAATCAATGTGTTCAGGGGCAACGGCTACAACGTTCACAGTATGAATGAAATGATCTCAAGCAAGAATCACACTAAGACCACTTGCGAAGAGCACGGAAAGAAACTAAGCGTTCCTTCACCCCTTGTAGGGCAAGATAAGTCGCCTGCTGTAAAGACACACGGTCAAATCGGTATTCATGGCTCGGTCTAAGGGCACCTCGGATtctgtaattaaagaagccatcgAATAAAAATCACCGATTGGGCCCTTTATAGATTAAGGAGGACTGCATCTCACCACGGTGTGGTATCCATCGACCGCGAGGTTGAAGTGGACACATTCAATGCCGATTTAACATAAGCCAACACAAGTAAGACAATATACGACGATACCGTGAGCACCGGTGACGTTACAGCTGGCAGTATATACATAAGGGCGTATAAGTGGCCCACTGTAGTCATAATACGTCACAATGGTCaaagagtgcttggccgaaagtcGTGGTATTTTGAGCATTGCACGCTGTAATGCATCCGTGCATTCCATTCACGTGTTTATGCTAAGTTTAGGCACATTTATGCgctcgggaatgctcagtagcagccaggctacatgtacattcgACAATTATGCGTCAGCAAGGAACATTAACGATAATATCGTAGGAGGAAATATTGTGCAACCTTGGACAAGATCCGACTAactcgggagtaggatcttacaatctgactCACTGTTCTGAGACAAACTTCAGTCACAATGTCCGCAAAGTTACGTCAGATCCGCCTGGCAACAGCGATTTAAAAGCCTATTGGTTAAAAGTTTTGATACATATAAGccctattggctgagggagaaaggtggggtctCTCTTGTGCGTCGGGAAGACAGTGTGAGTTACTAGTGAGGCGCAACTCAAAACGCACAGTCGAGCAACCGGGGGCGGCTCCAAAACAACGGTCGCGAGTAAATATTCGAGCTGTTAAACAAGCTATAAAGTAAAAGTGAAGGTATTAGttatcagtgaacgccacgtgtcgtggacAGTATCTATCACGAGTATGGAAAGTGATAAATGTATTGAAAGGGGTTGAATATAATGGTGTAGGCAAGAGCCGCCATATTGGAAATTCTGTGACGAGTGTTCCAAAATATTCTTCATTAAAAGGAATATATTACAAAAAGTTGTTAAAATTTAACAATTGGCATCCCGACACACCCCACTTCAGGAGGAACACAAGCCGACATTGAACCTTGCGCCTGAAcgctactactgtgcgacgagggactaccgaagcagcaagacaccaggtaaGTAATACCGAAACCATAGAAGTAAGGCAGAgtcacttccttctcgctacaatgccacagaGGGCGTTGTAACGTGGCCGGAAACCCGAGACCAATTGCGCggcacctcccgccagaggttcgagtcctccctcgggcatgggtgtgtgtgtgttgttattagcgtaagttagtttaagcagtgtgtaagtctagggatcgatgacctcagcagtttggtcccttagggattcacacacatttgaatatattTTTGGACACCCAAGACGTCATACAGAAACACGCTTGCTGTTCCATCTAAATATAAGCCATAAGAGCACAGTAGTTTTCCGAGCCAGACAAATTAAtatatttaattgttaattttatggtgTTAATATTCATAGTATTATGAGGCAAATTTATGGCCAAAGTATTGCGTGACTGTCATGCAATGTAGCTTACGTGGCTTTTTAGGTCAATTTGAGGCTGTAACACTTTGTTCGTTTCGATTTCAGCAACACCACTTTGGTAAACAGTTATCGACCTGTATAATGCGAGTGCAAGAAGTGACCTGCAAAATACCAACGAATATCCTTAATTGTAGTTCACTGCTGAATTCATCAGCATATTCTAAGTTCTAATTTCATAAATTTCCTTGAGTGAGATACGTTTTTACCCAcaaatcaacacagatttagaaagcatcacccgTGTGATGATCAGCTCACCCCTTTCCTGCTGGATATCCTCCTCATCGGAGGATAAAGGGCAACAGGTGAATACCATATTCCTAGTTgtctgtaaagcatttgacacagtgccgcaTTCCAGACTGTTAACATAGATTATCAGATGTGTGAGTGGTTTGAAAACATTCTAAGTAACAGAAaacagtacgttgtccttgatggcgagtgATAATAGGAGACAGAAGtaccgtcaggaatgccccagggatgtGTAAGGACAGCTCGCCTCCTCTATTCGAGTAAACGATCTGACGGGTgtggtgaacagcaatctgcggctgttacTCGAAAGTTCTGTAGGAGGATACAGATGTACAAATCACTAAGGAACGGAATAAACAGAAAGTGCGGGGAAACTGAGACAAACTGACTGAttggaaaatctgaagaaatctaaaaagaaaggatcgtcagaaggacagactcaacccatagaaaagtcaaaacaaccttcagtgtaaCTAAAAGCAAGAACGAAAACATTAAGATTGCAAgaaaattcctctgttaaatgcagatgagatagtggataggtggaaagagtgcactgaaggtcTTTACGAAGGAAAGGCTTGTCTCATGACGGGgtagaagatgaaattggagtcgACAGGGATGACATAAGCGATCCTGTATTAGAATTCTaatttgaaagagtattggaagacttaatatcaaataaggcagcagtGATAgataaaattgcatcagaatttctaaaatcagtgggggaagtaGAAATAAAATGAGAATTCACGTTGGCGCGTAGAATGTGTCACTCTGGCAATACAGAAACAGAATTCcgtaaaaatgtcatccacacagttacgaagacagcaagagccgacaagtacgagACTTACCGCAcgatctgtttaatagcttgtacatccaagatgctgacagtaataatacgcagaagaatggaaaaaaataattGTGGAATAGCTAGACGACgttcagttttgctttaggagTGATAAAGGCACCAAAAAGGCAGTTATGACGTTGCCGTTGATAGAGGAAGCAAGGTTGAGGAATAATCAAGACATGTCCATAGAATTTGTTGACCTGCAAAAAGGGTTCGGAGATgttaaatggtgcaaggtgttcgaaattctgaggaaattagaGATACGATATAGCGAAAGACGggtagtgtacaatatgtacaaaaaacaAGAGGAACCAATGGAGAGGATGCAAGAACCATGAGTGTGTCACACACAGATGCAGTCATTCGCCCCTCCTTTCCATTCTATACATCCAAGAAGCAAAAAACAAAGGTCcaagagtgggtttaaaattcagagtgaaaagatatcaatgataagattcgctgatgacatttctatcctcagtgaaagtgaagaagaattacaggttgtAGTGAATGGAGCGaagtgtctaatgagtacagaatatggattgagagtaaatcgaaggaatacgaaagcaatgagaagcagcagaaacgagaacaatTAGAAACTCAACATCATatttgatcacgaagtagatgaagttaagaaattcagtTACCTAGGTATTAAGCCAACCCTTGACGGACGGAGGAAGAAGGACATATAAAGCAATCTAGCACCAGCAAAAAGGGTATTATcatccaagagaagtttactaatatcaaatgtaggtgttaatttgaggaagaaattttacaGAATGTACGTCTCTAGTGCAGCGTTGTATGGTAGCAACACATATACTGTgggagatgtggtgctagagaataaCGTTGAAGATTAGGTTGGCtgacaaggtaagaaatgaggatgttTCCTCCGTAGAATTGGTGAGGAAATGAACATACGGAaatcaccgacaagaagaaggtatAGAATGATAGGacgtttgttaagacatcagggaataacttccatggtattagagggggcTGTAGAAGGTAAAACCTGTAGAAGAAGAATACATTCAGCAGGTAACTGAGAACGTAGGctgcaattgctgctctgagatgataAGGATGTCACAGAGCGcttcaaaccggtcagaagacttaTGCCTCTTTGGTCTAATGATTCGGTAGTTTGTTGTAGATGTGGAAACAAGTATGAGGGCGAATAGAAAAGACAATCCCTGGAATGTTCAAATACATTATTAGCGGCGTGCTGCTTGACAAAGAATGTCGttgaaatatctaggcgtaacgctacAAAGCGAAATGAAATGTGTGAGATATACACGTCACCTTGGCTCTTACAGAATTATTAACTTCTTACTTCCATATATCGATATGCACATATCTGAGAGTAAACCAAGTTGATCTGCGACCTTTGGTTGTGTTGTTACACCGTCTCTGCCTGAGGGCGCCGAAAGAGAGATTATAAGAGAGATTATTACTAAACTCTCTTTTCCATTGTGGACGGAGAACAGCGGCTGGCCAAATatctaacaaagaaattcgccaaagaGCAATGCAAATTGTTCAAatctgagtgaaatcttatgggacttaactggtcatcagtcgctaagcttacacactactaaacctaaactatcctaaggacaaacacacacacccatggccgaaggagaactcgaacctccgccgggaccagccgcacagtgcatgtctgcagtgccttagaccgctcggccgtgCAAATTAAGAAGTTCTCTTTAGTTCTTGCAAGTGTAGTTCAGTCTTCGAATGAAGAACTTGAGGATTAAAGACATCTAGAAACATATGGCCCCAGTGTGCAAACATCGATTATTTCTTTGAAGCCTGCAGGTAACgaactgccgaaactggtagcgaaaataagcCAATAGAACTTCTCAATTTGCACGACTGTTTGGCGAACTTCTTTGTTAAATAAAGATTACTACTAGTCGATGTGTGTTGGAAAGTAGACGTGGAGCTTAATGGTCAGGAAATTTTTGTCTGGAATCGAGCTGCTAAATACTGAATACAATTTTGCTTAAATTATTGAATGAGACGAAGATGGGAGTATTTATGAATTTTAAAGTGTTTCGTGATGAATTGCGGTTCAAGGTAAATTCGCATGCGCGTAGTTAACATTCTGTTGGAAAATTAATTGTTGTACCTAGATTTTCTTGAAGTAGTTGTCACATGGATTGCTCACAACTGGCGAACTTAATCATTTGTAGAACATTAGCATCCAAAATTATTCCCATGCAAGAAATTCTACATTGTTTGTGTTCACATTGCACGCCACATGTCAGTACAATCCTTCAAGCATGTACCACAGTCGTCTTTGTAATACAAGGGGTCGTTAACGTTTAGGCAGACATTTGCGCTTTGCCTGACAAGCTTCACATCTCGAAAACTGTGTTAATGAAACAACGGGAGTAATAGACTGTAATGGAAAAGTGAGTCACGTGAGGAAAAGTTATTCATTTCCGGTCCGGTACCCGTTATCTTTTGACTTCCTCAGCTCAACACTCTGGTAGTGTCGTCTCTCATTACACTAccctcaaaacttttttttatatttttcgggAAGTTAGATTAGGGCTTCGGTCCCGTCAACGAAGAGGTAATTAAAAACGTAGCACAAAGTTTGATTTTGGGAAAGTTAGGAAGGAAATATGTCACGACCTTTGAAAGGAATTATCCCGGAATTCGCCTTAAGAGATGTAAGGAAGTcctgaaaaaattaaatttagatAGAGGACGGGTGATCTGAACCGCCGTACACACGAACACTGGTCCAGCGTCTTAATACTGGGCCACATGGCTCGGTCTGTTAGTATTGTGAAGAATTTCTGTGGCTGAACTTGAAAAGTAAATTTTACGACGAGATTAGCTACGTTGAGCCATAAATTATATGCCAATTGAAATAGGTTCCACCAGAATCATTCCGTTTGGATTTAAGTTGTTAGGATTAACACGTAATAGTTTTAAATCTGATATAAGAAATAAGTAATAGGTCGAACAAAAAAAGCATTTCGAataaatttcttttgtgtattaCGACAAGTCAGACTTTTATTTCTAGTTTTTGTGCgacgtcagtcttctgactagtttgatgtacTCTGCCACAAATTACACTCCTCTACCAACATTGTCATCTCCGAGTTGAACTAACAACCTACTTACTCATTTATTTACTGAATGTATTCCCATCTCTGCCCTCCTGTATAGTTTTCATCCTCTGCCGCCCGTTGTAGTACCGTGCTAGCTAACCCCTTGTGTCTTAACACATATTTTGTCATCGTGTCCCTCCTTATTATTAGTGTTTCCCAAATTCATTTCTACGCAGCTTCTGCAGCGGATATCCTCATTCCCTATCAGTCCACATACTTTTTAACtttcttctgcagcaccgcatATCAAATGTTTAggttctcttctgttacggttttgcTACTATCAGTgaatcacttccatacaatgctgcattccaaatgtacgttctcagaaatttgttcctcaaattaacacctacgtttgataccagtaaacttcttttggccaggaatgccttctttgcccttgttagactgctttttatgtcctctctgcttcaTTCACCGTGGGTTGTTTtgtttccaagatagcagaattccttcaattCATCTACTTCGTATCACCAATTaggatgttaagtttctccatgTTCCTATTTCTGCTAGTTTtcgttactttcgcctttcttcgatatactctcaatccatattctgtattcatcagactattcattccattgaactgatcctgtaactcttcttcactttcagtgagggtaGCAATGCCAtttgtgaatcttatcattgatattctttcagtctgaattttaatcccaattttGAATCTTTCGATTCCGTCGTGACTTCT
This region includes:
- the LOC126457701 gene encoding leucine-rich repeat-containing protein 15-like, producing the protein MLMLDMSFKLLLVSLATMRELASGEGGVGPACPCEPQGHLATCSFMDLTRVPACLPGEAVTQLYLDHNSIQELTADQLRPFSLLRFLSAEGNLITDLPQDLFRYTPRLREIYLSENRIKSVSPTTFLPVANLQKLVLSENHLSSLPPKIFSGLPKLLELDLSGNQLTSVPADAFPRSLRLLRLHKNQLESLPAAWPVALEELDLSDNMLRRADAAALDRLPALRELRLEGNPWHCACDATGDLAALVARRNFLEDMEDPMVCASPPDIRDSQLLHVLRYCYIDPSATGVSATSPTLLGRVPTSIRETSARPSAAAANSSVTPATVTNTTDVPLNPAYNHAQDTLAFSFILLVSICLSVVAVILIRKIYVLCREKRFCVRHDGEKLTSEDEESVV